From the Pongo pygmaeus isolate AG05252 chromosome X, NHGRI_mPonPyg2-v2.0_pri, whole genome shotgun sequence genome, one window contains:
- the LOC129025123 gene encoding basic proline-rich protein-like, translated as MERRAVGDACSPPTLPICKGRPPAQCRSLSPRARPRASLPRPRAPRRQWTAARCCPRGWRFHLSPRRLRPKFSGDLPGAPPSSGSPPWPPPPPPGHPPGPPGPPPSPAATGPGERQQLGGPGRWEPRAQPPASERAGLRAATTATTAAAEQPPRQRPSRARSIADAARGWRGAPGALGGRERRAPRPRAPPALPRAPLGPCSLSSRR; from the coding sequence ATGGAAAGGCGCGCAGTGGGGGACGCCTGctctccccccaccctccccatCTGCAAAGGGAGGCCCCCCGCCCAGTGCCGCAGCCTCTCCCCGCGCGCTCGCCCCCGCGCCTCCCTCCCGCGCCCCCGCGCCCCCCGCCGCCAGTGGACGGCTGCGCGCTGCTGCCCGCGGGGCTGGCGTTTCCACCTGTCACCGCGCCGCCTCCGCCCCAAGTTTTCGGGGGACTTGCCCGGCGCGCCGCCTTCCTCCGGCTCTCCCCCATGGCCGCCGCCCCCTCCTCCCGGCCACCCCCCGGGCCCCCCGGGTCCCCCGCCCAGCCCAGCGGCCACCGGGCCCGGTGAGCGCCAGCAGCTGGGGGGACCCGGGCGGTGGGAGCCCCGCGCGCAGCCGCCTGCATCCGAGCGCGCCGGCCTCCGAGcagccaccactgccaccaccgcCGCCGCCGAGCAGCCACCCAGGCAGCGTCCGTCCCGGGCACGGAGCATTGCGGATGCGGCGCGGGGCTGGCGCGGGGCTCCGGGCGCGCTCGGGGGTCGTGAGCGCCGCGCCCCGCGCCCCCGCGCGCCCCCCGCCCTCCCGCGCGCCCCGCTGGGGCCATGCAGTCTCTCATCTCGCCGGTGA